One Micromonospora craniellae genomic region harbors:
- the gabT gene encoding 4-aminobutyrate--2-oxoglutarate transaminase, producing the protein MSVGNEPGAPVPQSRSSDELHKRRGTAVARGIGSVIPSYVHSASGGTVTDVDGRQWIDFAAGIAVTNVGNSAPRVVEAVRAQVERFTHTCFMVAPYESYVAVCERLNALTPGAFEKRSALFNSGAEAVENAIKIARHATGRPAVIVFDHAYHGRTNLTMALTAKNMPYKHRFGPFAGEVYRVPMSYPLRDGGLDGATAAARAIELVEKQVGAENVAALLIEPIQGEGGFVVPAQGFLPALRTWATAAGVVFVADEIQTGFCRTGDWFACQHEGVEPDLITLAKGIAGGLPLAAVTGRAELMDAVHVGGLGGTYGGNPIACAAALATIETLHELDLAAAAWRIGATMTARLRSIAARDPRIAEVRGRGAMLAVELVRPGTLTPDPAAASAISAACHAAGLLTLTCGTYGNVLRFLPPLVISDADLTRGLDILDTAFVLGGVPC; encoded by the coding sequence GTGAGCGTCGGAAACGAGCCGGGCGCCCCCGTGCCGCAGTCACGGTCGTCGGACGAACTGCACAAGCGCCGGGGCACCGCCGTGGCCCGGGGCATCGGCAGCGTCATTCCCTCCTATGTGCACAGTGCATCGGGCGGCACGGTCACCGACGTCGACGGTCGACAGTGGATCGACTTCGCCGCCGGCATCGCCGTCACCAACGTCGGCAACTCCGCACCCCGGGTGGTCGAGGCGGTACGCGCCCAGGTCGAACGCTTCACCCACACCTGCTTCATGGTCGCCCCGTACGAGTCGTACGTGGCGGTCTGCGAACGCCTCAACGCGCTCACCCCGGGCGCCTTCGAGAAGCGGTCGGCGCTGTTCAACTCCGGTGCCGAGGCGGTGGAGAACGCGATCAAGATCGCCCGGCACGCCACCGGGCGGCCGGCGGTGATCGTCTTCGACCACGCGTACCACGGCCGGACCAACCTGACCATGGCGCTGACCGCGAAGAACATGCCGTACAAGCACCGGTTCGGGCCGTTCGCCGGTGAGGTCTACCGGGTGCCGATGTCGTACCCACTGCGCGACGGCGGACTCGACGGCGCCACCGCCGCCGCCCGGGCCATCGAGCTGGTGGAGAAGCAGGTCGGTGCGGAGAACGTGGCCGCGCTGCTGATCGAGCCGATCCAGGGCGAGGGCGGTTTCGTCGTACCCGCGCAGGGGTTTCTGCCCGCGCTGCGCACCTGGGCGACGGCGGCCGGGGTGGTCTTCGTCGCCGACGAGATCCAGACCGGTTTCTGCCGCACCGGCGACTGGTTCGCCTGCCAGCACGAAGGGGTGGAGCCGGACCTGATCACCCTGGCCAAGGGCATCGCCGGTGGACTGCCGCTGGCCGCTGTGACCGGGCGGGCGGAGCTGATGGACGCGGTGCACGTCGGTGGCCTCGGCGGCACGTACGGCGGCAACCCGATCGCCTGCGCCGCCGCGCTGGCCACCATCGAGACGCTGCACGAGCTGGACCTGGCCGCCGCCGCATGGCGGATCGGCGCGACCATGACGGCTCGACTGCGGAGCATCGCCGCACGCGATCCCCGGATCGCCGAGGTACGCGGCCGGGGCGCGATGCTCGCCGTGGAGCTGGTCCGCCCGGGCACCCTGACCCCGGACCCGGCCGCCGCCTCGGCGATCTCGGCCGCGTGCCACGCCGCCGGCCTGCTCACCCTCACCTGCGGCACCTATGGCAACGTGCTGCGCTTCCTGCCCCCACTGGTGATCTCCGACGCCGACCTCACCCGCGGGCTCGACATCCTCGACACCGCCTTTGTGTTAGGAGGGGTCCCCTGCTAA
- a CDS encoding M15 family metallopeptidase domain-containing protein: MGSSIGTSRVGEGDDLAAAVEEALRHDNLVIVEQGVYARLRKGVAERLLAAQDALPDGLRLLVIEGYRPYRAQLEIFSGYHDELRRAHPDWSPERVYEETTKFVPPVEVAPHSTGGAVDLTLCTADGVVALVVRGSVLGAAEM; the protein is encoded by the coding sequence ATGGGTTCCTCGATCGGGACCTCCCGGGTCGGTGAGGGCGACGACCTGGCGGCGGCGGTCGAGGAGGCGCTGCGACACGACAACCTGGTCATCGTGGAACAGGGGGTCTACGCGCGACTGCGTAAGGGGGTGGCGGAGCGGTTGCTGGCCGCGCAGGACGCGCTGCCCGACGGGCTGCGCCTGCTGGTGATCGAGGGCTACCGGCCGTACCGGGCGCAGTTGGAGATCTTCTCCGGCTATCACGACGAGCTGCGGCGGGCGCATCCCGACTGGTCGCCGGAGCGGGTGTACGAGGAGACCACGAAGTTCGTCCCGCCGGTCGAGGTCGCGCCGCACAGCACCGGTGGTGCGGTGGACCTGACGCTCTGCACCGCCGACGGGGTGGTGGCACTGGTCGTACGGGGATCGGTACTGGGCGCTGCTGAGATGTGA
- a CDS encoding NAD(P)/FAD-dependent oxidoreductase, protein MTAPSTGRALADAVRAPYWLDRPERPDPLPPLPGPATADLLVIGGGYSGLWAALLAKQADPARDVLLVEAGTCGWAASGRNGGFCAASLTHGLANGVQRFPDEIGTLERLGRENLDAIAATVAEHRIDCDFARTGELSVAVEPYQLDGLAADAALAGRYGHDVSLLDADEVRAEVNSPTYLGGLWDRDRVAMLDPARLAWGLRRACVDLGVRVHEHTRVTGLYRDSGALFTRTVAADGSPGAVRATKVVLATNAFPPLLRRLRAWIVPVYDYALTTEPLTPAQRDAVGWRNRQGLADTGNQFHYYRITDDGRILFGGYDAVYHYGNRMTPTLDQRDATFTALARHFFTTFPQLADVRFSHRWGGVIDTSTRFCAFFGTAYSGRLAYAAGYTGLGVGATRFGARVMLDLLDGVESPLTQLDLVRSRPLPFPPEPARAVGIGLTRWSMARADARQGRRNLWLRTLDRFDLGFDS, encoded by the coding sequence ATGACCGCGCCGTCCACCGGCCGGGCGCTCGCCGACGCGGTACGCGCGCCGTACTGGCTCGACCGGCCGGAACGCCCCGACCCGTTGCCGCCGCTGCCCGGCCCGGCCACCGCCGACCTGCTGGTGATCGGGGGCGGCTACAGCGGGTTGTGGGCCGCCCTGCTGGCCAAGCAGGCCGATCCGGCGCGGGACGTGCTGCTGGTGGAGGCGGGCACCTGCGGCTGGGCGGCCTCCGGGCGCAACGGCGGGTTCTGCGCCGCGTCCCTGACGCACGGGCTGGCCAACGGGGTGCAGCGGTTCCCGGACGAGATCGGGACCCTGGAGCGGCTCGGTCGGGAGAACCTGGACGCCATCGCCGCCACCGTGGCGGAGCATCGGATCGACTGCGACTTCGCGCGTACCGGGGAACTGTCGGTGGCGGTCGAGCCGTACCAGCTCGACGGGCTGGCCGCCGACGCCGCGCTGGCCGGGCGGTACGGGCACGACGTCAGCCTGCTCGACGCCGACGAGGTGCGCGCCGAGGTGAACTCGCCGACGTACCTCGGTGGGCTGTGGGACCGTGACCGGGTGGCGATGCTCGACCCGGCGCGGTTGGCCTGGGGACTGCGCCGGGCCTGCGTGGACCTCGGCGTACGGGTGCACGAGCACACCCGGGTCACCGGCCTGTACCGGGACTCCGGCGCGCTGTTCACCCGCACCGTCGCCGCCGACGGCAGCCCCGGTGCGGTACGCGCAACCAAGGTGGTGCTGGCCACCAACGCGTTCCCGCCGCTGCTGCGCCGCCTGCGGGCGTGGATCGTGCCGGTGTACGACTACGCGCTGACGACCGAGCCGTTGACGCCCGCGCAGCGCGACGCCGTGGGCTGGCGCAACCGGCAGGGGCTGGCCGACACCGGCAACCAGTTCCACTACTACCGGATCACCGACGACGGGCGGATCCTGTTCGGCGGCTACGACGCGGTCTACCACTACGGCAACCGGATGACGCCGACACTGGACCAGCGGGACGCCACCTTCACCGCCCTCGCCCGCCACTTCTTCACCACCTTCCCGCAGCTCGCCGACGTCCGGTTCAGTCACCGCTGGGGCGGAGTGATCGACACCAGCACCCGGTTCTGCGCCTTCTTCGGCACCGCGTACTCCGGTCGGCTCGCCTACGCGGCCGGGTACACCGGGCTCGGCGTCGGGGCGACCCGGTTCGGTGCCCGGGTGATGCTCGACCTGCTCGACGGCGTGGAAAGCCCGCTGACCCAGCTCGACCTGGTCCGCAGCCGTCCCCTGCCGTTCCCGCCCGAACCGGCCCGCGCGGTCGGCATCGGGCTCACCCGCTGGTCCATGGCCCGCGCCGACGCTCGACAGGGGCGGCGCAACCTGTGGCTCCGTACGCTCGATCGCTTCGATCTGGGGTTCGACTCGTGA
- a CDS encoding ABC transporter permease: MSRVFRWFARHWVMGVAMLVLGYLFLPIAVVGALSFNRPSNRLSYDFHEFTLDNWRNPCATSDMCDAVVRSVQIGFIATVAATALGTLMAFALVRHRFRGRSGLNVLIFLPMATPELVMGTSLLALFVAGAVPLGFWTIVIAHVMFCLSFVVVTVKARLTGMDRRLEEAAMDLYASEWQTFRRITLPLVLPGIVAAALLAFSLSFDDFIITNFNSGTTVTFPMYVWGAAQRGIPPQVNVIGTAMFAIALLLVLASMLRGRRARRAAIAVPVPRATSRS, encoded by the coding sequence ATGAGCCGTGTCTTCCGGTGGTTCGCCCGGCACTGGGTGATGGGCGTGGCGATGCTGGTGCTCGGCTACCTGTTCCTGCCGATCGCCGTGGTCGGCGCGTTGTCGTTCAACCGCCCCTCCAACCGGCTGTCGTACGACTTCCACGAGTTCACGCTCGACAACTGGCGCAACCCGTGCGCCACCTCCGACATGTGCGACGCCGTGGTCCGCAGCGTGCAGATCGGCTTCATCGCCACCGTCGCGGCCACCGCGCTCGGCACGCTGATGGCGTTCGCGCTGGTCCGGCACCGGTTCCGGGGACGGTCCGGGCTCAACGTACTGATCTTCCTGCCGATGGCCACGCCGGAGCTGGTGATGGGCACCTCGCTGCTGGCCCTCTTCGTCGCCGGTGCGGTGCCGCTGGGCTTCTGGACCATCGTCATCGCGCACGTGATGTTCTGCCTGTCGTTCGTGGTGGTGACGGTCAAGGCGCGGCTGACCGGGATGGACCGGCGGCTGGAGGAGGCCGCGATGGACCTGTACGCCAGCGAGTGGCAGACGTTCCGCCGCATCACGCTGCCGTTGGTGCTGCCCGGCATCGTGGCCGCCGCGCTGCTGGCGTTCTCGCTCAGCTTCGACGACTTCATCATCACCAACTTCAATTCCGGCACCACCGTCACGTTCCCGATGTACGTCTGGGGTGCCGCCCAGCGGGGCATCCCGCCGCAGGTCAACGTCATCGGCACCGCCATGTTCGCGATCGCGCTGCTGCTGGTGCTGGCCAGCATGCTGCGAGGTCGGCGGGCACGCCGGGCGGCGATCGCGGTGCCGGTTCCCCGGGCGACCAGCCGGTCATGA
- a CDS encoding ABC transporter permease, with protein MSALAHVPTGSGQPASPPPTARSGRYRLLPYLLLLPGAAWLFLFFALPLVQLAAASLYDPNGTLSTGYAMTWAFGNYPAALQTYWPQFSRSFLYAGIALVLALLMGYPLAYAIAQKAGRWKNLLLVCVIAPMFTSFLVRTLAWKTILSDNGWVVGLLRDVHLLGPDGRLLATPIAVVLGLTYNFLPFLVLPLYASLERLDHRLLEASSDLYASPLKTFRRVTLPLSMPGLIAGTLLFFIPATGDYINAELLGTPNQYMIGNVIDSAFLVRLDYPQGAALSFLLMSAILAVVFVYLRRAGTEEVL; from the coding sequence GTGAGCGCGCTGGCTCACGTACCCACCGGCTCCGGGCAGCCGGCGTCGCCGCCGCCGACTGCCCGATCAGGGCGGTACCGGCTCCTGCCGTACCTGCTGTTGCTGCCCGGCGCGGCCTGGCTGTTCCTCTTCTTCGCCCTGCCGCTGGTGCAACTCGCCGCGGCGAGCCTCTACGACCCGAACGGCACGCTTTCCACCGGGTACGCGATGACCTGGGCGTTCGGGAACTACCCGGCGGCGTTGCAGACGTACTGGCCGCAGTTCAGCCGCTCGTTCCTGTACGCGGGCATCGCGCTGGTGCTGGCGCTGCTGATGGGCTACCCGCTGGCGTACGCGATCGCGCAGAAGGCCGGCCGGTGGAAGAACCTGCTGCTGGTCTGCGTGATCGCCCCGATGTTCACCAGCTTCCTGGTGCGTACGCTGGCCTGGAAGACCATCCTGTCGGACAACGGCTGGGTGGTCGGGCTGCTGCGGGACGTGCACCTGCTCGGCCCGGACGGGCGGCTGCTGGCCACCCCGATCGCGGTGGTGCTCGGCCTGACGTACAACTTCCTGCCGTTCCTGGTGCTGCCGTTGTACGCGAGCCTGGAGCGGCTCGACCACCGGCTGCTGGAGGCGTCCAGCGACCTGTACGCCAGCCCGCTGAAGACGTTCCGCCGGGTCACCCTGCCGCTGTCGATGCCGGGGCTGATCGCCGGCACCCTGCTGTTCTTCATCCCGGCCACCGGCGACTACATCAACGCCGAGCTGCTCGGCACCCCCAACCAATACATGATCGGCAACGTCATCGACTCGGCGTTCCTGGTCCGGCTGGACTATCCGCAGGGCGCCGCCCTGTCGTTCCTGCTGATGTCGGCGATCCTCGCGGTGGTCTTCGTCTATCTGCGTCGCGCCGGCACGGAGGAGGTTCTATGA
- a CDS encoding ABC transporter ATP-binding protein, with protein MARDTPAGDLRLADLTKTFGPFTAVDDLSLTIPQGSFFALLGASGCGKTTTLRMIAGLEEPTSGQVLLGDRDIARLRPYKRPVNTVFQSYALFPHLDIFENVAFGLRRRGIRSVDGQVREMLSLVQLDGYERRRPAQLSGGQQQRVALARALINHPQVLLLDEPLGALDLKLRRQMQIELKRIQTEVGITFVHVTHDQEEAMTMADTVAVMNAGRIEQLGAPAEIYEFPATAFVANFLGQSNLIAGEVSGTDGGDLLVTAHGARFSVPSARARADQGPVFLGVRPEKLHLAGAAVQVPAGNQHLEGAITDASYVGVSTQYLLRTGWGTELSVFVANSGAQQRFAVGERAVAYWDPQHAFLLGRRADEEDRTTPVLDEPVGASS; from the coding sequence ATGGCGCGGGACACTCCGGCCGGTGACCTGAGGCTGGCCGACCTCACCAAGACGTTCGGCCCGTTCACCGCCGTCGACGACCTGAGCCTGACCATTCCGCAGGGCTCGTTCTTCGCCCTGCTCGGCGCCTCCGGCTGCGGCAAGACCACCACGCTGCGGATGATCGCCGGGCTGGAGGAGCCGACCAGCGGGCAGGTGCTGCTCGGTGACCGGGACATCGCCCGGCTGCGGCCGTACAAGCGGCCGGTCAACACCGTGTTCCAGAGCTATGCCCTCTTCCCGCACCTGGACATCTTCGAGAACGTCGCCTTCGGCCTGCGGCGGCGCGGCATCCGCTCGGTCGACGGGCAGGTCCGCGAGATGCTGTCGCTGGTGCAGCTCGACGGGTACGAGCGGCGTCGCCCGGCCCAGCTCTCCGGCGGGCAGCAGCAACGGGTCGCGCTGGCCCGGGCACTGATCAACCACCCGCAGGTGCTGCTGCTGGACGAGCCGCTCGGCGCGCTCGACCTCAAACTGCGCCGGCAGATGCAGATCGAGCTCAAGCGTATCCAGACCGAGGTCGGCATCACCTTCGTGCACGTCACCCACGACCAGGAGGAGGCCATGACGATGGCCGACACGGTCGCGGTGATGAACGCCGGGCGGATCGAGCAGCTCGGCGCACCCGCCGAGATCTACGAGTTCCCGGCCACCGCGTTCGTGGCCAACTTCCTCGGCCAGTCCAACCTGATCGCGGGCGAGGTCTCCGGCACCGACGGCGGCGACCTCCTGGTCACCGCGCACGGCGCGCGGTTCTCCGTGCCGTCGGCGCGGGCCCGCGCCGACCAGGGTCCGGTCTTCCTGGGCGTACGCCCGGAGAAGCTGCACCTGGCCGGGGCGGCCGTGCAGGTGCCCGCCGGCAACCAGCATCTCGAAGGCGCCATCACCGACGCCTCCTACGTCGGGGTGAGCACGCAGTACCTGCTGCGCACCGGCTGGGGCACCGAGCTGAGCGTCTTCGTCGCCAACAGCGGGGCGCAGCAGCGCTTCGCCGTCGGCGAGCGGGCCGTGGCGTACTGGGATCCGCAGCACGCCTTCCTGCTCGGTCGCCGCGCCGACGAGGAGGACCGGACCACCCCGGTCCTGGACGAGCCGGTCGGCGCGTCCTCATGA
- a CDS encoding polyamine ABC transporter substrate-binding protein encodes MRNAYRPLTRRGLLTGTLGSAALLAAGGTLVGCGTPGAQQTEAGCVSEDLSGTEKTLAFSNWPQYMDVDEDDASKRPSLDAFVGNSGIQVTYTEDVNDNNEFFGKVQNQLAACHGTGRDVMVLTDWMAARMIRLGWIQRLDKSKLPHVEANLLPSLRNRPFDVDNHLAVPWQSGLAGLAYNGRVTKEIRTVDELLTRPDLKGKVTALTEMRDTMGLLLMSNGHNPADFTANQFDDALNKLKKAVDSGQIRRFTGNDYAPDLAKGDIAACIGWSGDIIQLGFDDDQITFVVPDSGVTLWSDNMLVPNKATHKGNAEALMNHYYDPAIAAQLAAYVNYICPVQGAQEEMEKIDPELAANPLIFPDEAILSKARVFMALDEQQEREYETKFQQVIGA; translated from the coding sequence ATGCGAAACGCTTACCGGCCCCTCACTCGGCGTGGCCTGCTGACCGGCACCCTCGGCTCGGCTGCGCTGCTCGCGGCGGGCGGCACTCTCGTCGGCTGCGGCACCCCCGGCGCGCAGCAGACCGAGGCCGGTTGTGTCAGCGAGGACCTGTCCGGCACGGAAAAGACTCTCGCCTTCTCCAACTGGCCGCAGTACATGGATGTCGACGAGGACGACGCGTCGAAGCGTCCCAGCCTCGACGCGTTCGTCGGCAACTCCGGCATCCAGGTGACCTACACCGAGGACGTCAACGACAACAACGAGTTCTTCGGCAAGGTGCAGAACCAGCTCGCCGCCTGCCATGGCACCGGACGCGACGTCATGGTGCTCACCGACTGGATGGCCGCCCGGATGATCCGGCTCGGCTGGATCCAGCGGCTCGACAAGTCGAAGCTGCCCCACGTCGAGGCGAACCTGCTGCCGTCGCTGCGGAACCGCCCCTTCGACGTGGACAACCACCTCGCCGTCCCGTGGCAGTCGGGCCTGGCCGGGCTGGCGTACAACGGGCGGGTCACCAAGGAGATCCGCACCGTCGACGAGCTGCTCACCCGCCCCGACCTCAAGGGCAAGGTGACCGCGCTGACCGAGATGCGCGACACCATGGGGCTGCTGCTGATGTCCAACGGACACAACCCGGCTGACTTCACCGCCAACCAGTTCGACGATGCCCTCAACAAGCTCAAGAAGGCGGTCGACTCCGGGCAGATCCGCCGGTTCACCGGCAACGACTACGCCCCCGACCTGGCCAAGGGCGACATCGCGGCGTGCATCGGCTGGTCCGGTGACATCATTCAGCTCGGCTTCGACGACGACCAGATCACGTTCGTGGTGCCCGACTCCGGCGTGACGCTCTGGTCGGACAACATGCTCGTGCCGAACAAGGCCACCCACAAGGGCAACGCCGAGGCACTGATGAACCACTACTACGACCCGGCCATCGCCGCCCAGCTCGCCGCGTACGTCAACTACATCTGCCCGGTGCAGGGCGCGCAGGAGGAGATGGAGAAGATCGACCCGGAGTTGGCCGCCAACCCGCTGATCTTCCCGGACGAGGCGATCCTCTCCAAGGCCCGCGTCTTCATGGCCCTGGACGAGCAGCAGGAGCGCGAGTACGAGACCAAGTTCCAGCAGGTCATCGGAGCGTGA